In Rosa chinensis cultivar Old Blush chromosome 1, RchiOBHm-V2, whole genome shotgun sequence, a genomic segment contains:
- the LOC112178521 gene encoding cytochrome P450 704C1: MGFLNFIFTFTFLLLLLFLTFVSFLTFKIFTGKSLRDPNYPPIKGTVFHQLLYFTTLYDHQTKVARDTPTFRLIAPEHSEVYTADPRNVEHVLKTNFANYTRGDYHVGIMSDIFGQGIFVADGEKWKQQRKLASFEFSTRVLKDFSCSVFRRNGAKLVKVISEYSVANGVFDMQDLLMRCTLDSIFKVGFGIELNCLEGSSKDGIEFMKAFDESTALTYWRYVDPFWQLKRFLNIGCEATLKRYVKVIHDFVYQHIRRKRELLAVTKDGNDKEDILSRFLLESEKNPEEMNDKYLSDIILNFMIAGKDTSANTLSWFFYMLCKHPLMQEKVAQEVRDVIGNQEVDIDAFVEKITDASLEQLHYLHATLTETLRLYPAVPVDGRCAEKDDILPDGFRLKKGDGINYMAYSMGRMPYIWGQDAEDFRPERWLNNGVFQPESTFKFVTFHAGPRICLGKDFAYRQMKIVTTALLYFFRFKLADETTNVTYRTMFTLHIHGSLPMLAVPRTKHK, translated from the exons atgggTTTCCTCAATTTCATCTTCACATTCACATTTCTGTTACTCCTTCTGTTCCTCACCTTCGTGTCTTTTCTCACATTCAAAATCTTCACCGGCAAATCCCTCAGAGACCCAAACTACCCACCTATAAAGGGCACCGTCTTCCACCAGCTCCTCTACTTCACCACACTTTATGATCACCAAACCAAAGTCGCCCGAGACACCCCCACTTTCCGGCTCATCGCGCCGGAGCACAGCGAAGTCTACACCGCCGACCCCCGAAACGTCGAGCATGTTCTCAAAACCAACTTTGCCAATTACACAAGAGGTGATTACCATGTGGGTATTATGTCTGATATCTTTGGCCAGGGAATATTTGTTGCTGATGGAGAGAAATGGAAGCAGCAGAGGAAGCTTGCCAGTTTCGAGTTTTCGACGAGAGTTCTAAAGGATTTCAGCTGTTCTGTTTTCAGAAGAAATGGTGCTAAATTGGTCAAAGTTATTTCTGAGTACTCTGTTGCAAATGGAGTTTTTGATATGCAG GATTTGCTTATGAGATGTACCTTGGATTCAATATTCAAAGTTGGGTTTGGAATAGAACTGAATTGCTTGGAGGGTTCAAGCAAAGATGGGATAGAATTTATGAAGGCATTTGATGAGTCAACTGCTTTGACCTATTGGCGATATGTTGATCCATTCTGGCAATTGAAAAGGTTTCTCAATATTGGTTGTGAGGCCACCCTTAAAAGGTATGTCAAAGTCATTCATGATTTTGTGTACCAACATATCAGGAGAAAGAGGGAATTGCTAGCTGTGACGAAAGATGGT AATGACAAGGAGGACATACTCTCGAGGTTTCTATTGGAGAGTGAGAAGAATCCAGAGGAGATGAATGATAAATATCTAAGCGACATAATTCTGAATTTTATGATTGCTGGGAAAGATACCAGTGCAAACACACTGTCATGGTTCTTCTACATGCTCTGCAAGCACCCTCTCATGCAAGAAAAAGTTGCACAGGAAGTGAGGGATGTAATTGGTAATCAGGAAGTAGACATTGATGCATTTGTGGAGAAAATAACTGATGCATCTCTTGAACAACTTCATTATCTTCATGCCACACTAACAGAGACCTTGAGGCTATACCCTGCAGTTCCTGTG GATGGGAGATGTGCAGAGAAGGATGACATTCTTCCTGATGGCTTTAGACTGAAAAAAGGAGACggaataaactacatggcatatTCCATGGGGAGAATGCCTTATATTTGGGGACAAGATGCTGAGGATTTCAGACCTGAAAGATGGCTCAACAATGGAGTTTTCCAGCCTGAATCAACTTTCAAATTTGTCACATTTCAT GCAGGCCCTCGGATCTGTCTAGGAAAGGACTTTGCTTACAGACAGATGAAGATAGTAACAACGGCTCTTCTTTACTTCTTCCGCTTCAAATTGGCTGATGAAACAACAAATGTCACCTACAGAACCATGTTCACCCTTCACATCCATGGTTCTCTCCCTATGCTTGCAGTTCCAAGGACCAAGCACAAATAA